The genomic window CGAGATCCGGGTAGTCGTCCAGGATCTCGGCGTGCGTCATTCCTGAGCTGAGCAGTTCCAGGATCGTCTCGACCGGATAGCGCAGCCCCCGTACCGTCGGCTTCCCGTGGCAAATGTGCGGATCGATCGTGATCCGGCCGTTGGAGAGGTCCATATGTGCTCCCTCGTGTGCATCGTGGAGCTTCAAGTCTACGCGTGATCGCTGCGGATGGACAATGGGCGCGAATCAGCGAACGGGCGCGGCCCGGCCGCGCCCCCTCGCATTCGCATCATTCCCATCCGGCTTCACCGCGCCCCGGCGAGCGCCTCCAGCTTCGCGATGCGCTCCTCCATCGGCGGGTGGGTGGAGAACCACTTCGTGAAGCCGCCGCCGCGCACCGCCGCCAGCGGGTTGACCTGTGCCAGCGGCGCGACCGCGGGCGACACCTCCATGGGGATGGCGTGCGCGCCCATCTCCAGCTTGCGCAGCGCGCTGGCCAGCGACAGCGGGCGGCCGCTGATCTGCGCGCCCACGGCGTCGGCCTTGAACTCGCGCTGGCGGCTGATGGCCAACTGCACCAGCATGGCCGCCAGCGGCGCCAGGATCAGCATGGCGATCAGCACGAACGGGTTCACGTCGCGGTCGTCGT from Longimicrobium sp. includes these protein-coding regions:
- a CDS encoding DUF433 domain-containing protein, coding for MDLSNGRITIDPHICHGKPTVRGLRYPVETILELLSSGMTHAEILDDYPDLEPDDILAVLEYAARVIRVKRIEPLAA